In Humulus lupulus chromosome 7, drHumLupu1.1, whole genome shotgun sequence, the following are encoded in one genomic region:
- the LOC133789790 gene encoding putative respiratory burst oxidase homolog protein H, with translation MNNNINLEKVSQEESTKWILERIEIDQMGDLPVDQSETTPPQCSNGICLTKINSSGRKKNVVQGKPPKIGRMTSGASRGLKSLRFLDRTLTGKENDAWRSIEKRFYQHAVNGKLCREKFGVCIGMGGDSKDFAGELFDTLARRRSISAKDGINQDVLRKFWEDMTNQDLESRLQIFFDMCDKNGDGKLSEEEVKEVIVLSASANKLANLKQQASAYASLIMEELDPDHLGYIEMWQLETLLRGMVNSNTEDTSKLSKKTQTLTRAMIPRRYRTPLSKFLSTSEELIYENWKRIWVIGLWLTINLVLFLWKYYQYKNKGAFQIMGRCLCFAKGAAETLKFNMALILVPVCRRTLTKLRSSFLSRIFPFDDNINFHKLIAVAIASMTFVHVTMHLTCDFPRLISCPKQKFINILGQDFNFNQPTYLDLLKSIPGITGILMILLMAFSFTLATHSFRRSIVKLPWQFHHLAGFNSFWYAHHLLALVYVLFVIHGYFLYLTHDWHKKTTWMYIIVPVLFYATERTYSIINESNHRVNVIKAIIYTGNVLALYMSKPPGFKYKSGMYLFVKCPDISSFEWHPFSITSAPGDDYLSVHIRTLGDWTTELKNRFTQACQPENTQARRGNLVRMETKAISDYKCPQPEYPRILIKGPYGAPAQNFKKYDILLLIGLGIGATPFISILKDLLNNIRTNDLECGSSTGGISLDSNKKCPKRAYFYWVTREQGSFEWFKGVMDDIAEYDQDRIIEMHNYLTSVYEEGDARSALIAMVQQLQHAKNGVDVVSESRIKTHFARPNWRKVFSQLATKHEASRIGVFYCGSATLTKPLKKLCQEFSLNSSTRFHFHKENF, from the exons ATGAACAACAACATCAACCTAGAAAAAGTGAGCCAAGAAGAATCAACGAAATGGATTCTGGAGAGAATTGAAATCGACCAAATGGGGGATTTACCCGTTGACCAATCAGAGACCACACCCCCCCAATGCTCAAATGGGATTTGCTTGACCAAGATTAATAGTTCTGGGAGGAAGAAAAATGTGGTTCAGGGTAAGCCACCTAAGATCGGAAGAATGACTTCTGGAGCTTCCAGGGGCCTCAAAAGTCTTCGTTTTCTTGACAGAACTCTTACTGGGAAGGAAAATGATGCCTGGAGATCAATTGAGAAGCGTTTTTATCAGCATGCAGTGAATGGCAAACTCTGCCGAGAAAAATTTGGCGTCTGTATAg GAATGGGAGGGGACTCAAAGGATTTTGCAGGAGAGTTATTTGATACTTTGGCTAGGCGTAGAAGTATATCTGCAAAAGATGGGATAAATCAAGATGTTTTAAGAAAATTTTGGGAGGATATGACTAATCAAGACCTTGAATCCAGATTGCAGATATTCTTTGACAT GTGTGACAAGAATGGAGATGGGAAGCTTTCAGAGGAAGAGGTTAAGGAG GTTATAGTTTTAAGTGCTTCGGCAAACAAGTTGGCGAATCTTAAACAGCAAGCCTCAGCATATGCATCTTTAATCATGGAAGAGCTTGATCCTGACCATCTTGGTTATATAGAG ATGTGGCAGCTAGAAACTCTACTTCGGGGAATGGTGAACTCGAACACCGAAGATACTAGCAAACTTTCGAAGAAAACTCAAACTCTCACAAGAGCCATGATTCCCAGAAGATACAGAACACCTTTGAGCAAGTTCCTTTCCACAAGTGAGGAACTCATCTATGAAAACTGGAAGAGAATATGGGTTATTGGTTTGTGGTTAACCATCAACCTGGTCCTCTTTCTTTGGAAGTACTATCAATATAAGAATAAAGGAGCTTTCCAAATCATGGGTCGATGTCTGTGCTTTGCCAAAGGGGCTGCTGAGACTCTCAAGTTCAATATGGCTCTCATTCTCGTCCCAGTTTGTAGGAGAACTCTCACAAAGCTAAGATCATCATTTCTCAGTAGGATATTTCCTTTTGATGACAACATCAACTTCCACAAGTTGATTGCAGTTGCAATAGCTTCAATGACTTTTGTACATGTAACAATGCATTTGACCTGTGATTTTCCGAGATTGATTTCGtgtccaaaacaaaagtttattaATATTTTGGGCCAAGATTTCAATTTCAATCAGCCAACATACCTGGACTTGCTCAAAAGTATTCCAGGCATAACTGGGATTCTAATGATCCTTCTAATGGCTTTCTCCTTTACTCTAGCAACACACTCGTTTAGGAGAAGTATCGTCAAATTGCCATGGCAATTCCACCATTTGGCAGGGTTCAATTCCTTCTGGTATGCACATCATTTGCTGGCTCTCGTGTATGTACTCTTTGTCATACATGGCTACTTTCTATATCTCACCCATGACTGGCACAAAAAGACG ACTTGGATGTATATCATTGTCCCGGTCTTATTCTATGCAACCGAAAGGACTTATTCAATCATCAATGAAAGCAACCACCGAGTGAATGTTATTAAG GCAATAATATACACAGGGAATGTACTAGCTTTATACATGAGCAAACCTCCAGGATTCAAGTATAAAAGTGGAATGTACCTTTTTGTCAAGTGTCCAGATATATCAAGTTTTGAATG gcatcctttctccatcaccTCCGCGCCTGGAGATGACTACTTGAGCGTCCACATAAGGACCTTAGGAGATTGGACTACAGAGCTTAAAAACAGATTTACACAG GCATGTCAGCCAGAAAATACTCAAGCAAGGAGAGGAAACCTCGTTCGGATGGAAACCAAAGCCATCTCAGACTACAAATGTCCACAACCAGA GTATCCAAGAATCCTCATAAAGGGACCCTATGGAGCACCAGCTCAGAATTTCAAGAAATATGACATCCTCTTGCTCATAGGTCTTGGAATCGGAGCAACTCCTTTCATCAGCATTCTCAAAGATCTTTTAAACAACATCAGGACAAATGATCTGGAATGT GGATCATCAACAGGCGGTATTTCGTTAGATTCAAATAAAAAATGTCCTAAAAGAGCGTACTTCTATTGGGTAACAAGGGAACAAGGATCCTTTGAATGGTTTAAAGGTGTCATGGATGATATCGCCGAGTACGACCAAGAT CGCATCATAGAAATGCACAACTACTTGACTAGTGTATATGAAGAAGGAGATGCAAGGTCTGCTCTTATTGCCATGGTTCAGCAGCTGCAACATGCTAAGAATGGAGTTGATGTTGTCTCAGAAAGCCGG ATTAAAACACATTTTGCAAGACCGAATTGGCGAAAAGTGTTTTCGCAGTTGGCAACTAAGCATGAAGCCTCTCGAATTG GAGTTTTCTATTGTGGAAGTGCTACACTTACCAAACCACTGAAGAAACTTTGCCAAGAGTTTAGCTTAAATTCATCAACTCGCTTCCACTTTCACAAGGAGAATTTCTAG